One window of the Populus trichocarpa isolate Nisqually-1 chromosome 9, P.trichocarpa_v4.1, whole genome shotgun sequence genome contains the following:
- the LOC7464002 gene encoding kinesin-like protein KIN-7D, mitochondrial: MASSSRARSRSPFSHRKPSSSYSSASSTTTSYNNRLIPRSCSTSASSFFGSRSVTPNRARSDSMQYGGLRGGGQTPVGFGPEELIAEPFDQPRSGGDSISVTIRFRPLSEREFQRGDEIAWYADGDKIVRNEYNPATAYAFDKVFGPHTASQEVYEVAAKPVVKAAMEGVNGTVFAYGVTSSGKTHTMHGDQNSPGIIPLAIKDVFSIIQETPGREFLLRVSYLEIYNEVINDLLDPTGQNLRVREDAQGTYVEGIKEEVVLSPGHALSFIAAGEEHRHVGSNNFNLFSSRSHTIFTLMIESSDHGDEYDGVIFSQLNLIDLAGSESSKTETTGLRRKEGSYINKSLLTLGTVIGKLSEGRASHVPYRDSKLTRLLQSSLSGHGHVSLICTVTPASSNMEETHNTLKFASRAKRVEIYASRNKIIDEKSLIKKYQKEISILKEELDQLRQGMLVGVSHEEILSLRQKLEEGQVKMQSRLEEEEEAKAALMSRIQRLTKLILVSTKNTIPGLPDVPGHQRSHSDDKLDLREGASLAENENQKDSPSSSSLIASDLTSEFKHRRSSSKWNEELSPASSAVTETTQAGNLMNASKLAPGGMTQDQMDLLVEQVKMLAGEIAFSTSTLKRLVEQSVNDPDNSKIQIQNLEREIMEKKRQMGVLEQRIIESGEASIANASLVDMQQTVMRLMTQCNEKAFELEIKSADNRILQEQLQNKCSENKELQEKVTLLEQRFASLSGDKAPLNSEHNASEEYVDELKKKVQSQEIGNEKLKIEQVQLSEENSGLRVQNQKLSEEASYAKELASAAAVELKNLAGEVTKLSLQNAKLEQELLAARESVHSRGAGMQTINGVNRKYYDATRPGRKGRFSGRGNEISGMHSDDFELWNLDPDDLKMELQARKQHEAALEASLAEKEFIEDEYRKRCEEAKKREEALENDLANMWVLVAKLKKDGSAIPGMNADERHGDGIDHARDPKMNGVEVDQNNAVKERQDLDASQEVDGTPKEEPLVVRLKARMQEMKEKELKYLGNGDANSHVCKVCFESPTAAILLPCRHFCLCKSCSLACSECPICRTKIADRLFAFT, encoded by the exons ATGGCGTCATCTTCCAGAGCGAGAAGCAGGTCTCCATTCTCGCACCGGAAACCGTCAAGTTCATACTCTTCAGCTTCTTCAACAACCACTTCTTATAATAACAGGCTGATTCCTCGCTCTTGCTCGACTTCCGCTTCTTCATTTTTCGGTTCGAGATCCGTGACGCCAAATCGAGCTCGGTCTGATTCAATGCAATACGGCGGTCTACGTGGTGGTGGTCAAACCCCTGTCGGGTTCGGGCCGGAGGAGTTAATTGCTGAACCGTTTGATCAACCGAGGAGTGGTGGTGATAGCATTTCGGTTACTATTCGGTTTAGGCCGTTGAG TGAAAGGGAGTTCCAGAGAGGGGATGAGATAGCATGGTATGCGGATGGGGATAAGATTGTCAGGAACGAGTACAATCCAGCGACTGCTTATGCATTCG ATAAGGTGTTTGGACCACACACTGCATCTCAAGAGGTGTATGAGGTTGCTGCAAAACCTGTAGTCAAGGCTGCAATGGAAGGTGTTAATG GAACTGTTTTTGCGTATGGTGTTACTAGTAGTGGAAAGACGCATACTATGCAT GGAGACCAAAATTCACCTGGTATCATACCACTGGCCATAAAGGATGTTTTCAGTATTATCCAAGAG ACTCCAGGAAGAGAGTTCCTGCTACGGGTGTCCTATCTTGAAATTTACAATGAG GTGATAAATGACTTGCTTGATCCAACAGGTCAAAATTTGCGTGTTAGAGAAGATGCACAG GGCACCTATGTTGAGGGTATAAAGGAAGAAGTCGTTTTGTCTCCTGGGCATGCACTTTCTTTCATTGCTGCCGGAGAAG AGCATCGCCATGTtggttcaaataattttaatctgtTCAGCAGCCGAAGTCACACCATATTTACTCTG ATGATTGAAAGTAGTGATCATGGTGACGAATATGATGGAGTGATTTTCTCTCAACTT AATCTGATTGATCTAGCTGGATCTGAGAGTTCAAAAACTGAAACAACTGGACTAAGGAGAAAGGAAGGATCTTACATAAACAAAAGCCTTCTAACTCTTGGAACT GTTATTGGAAAACTGAGTGAAGGAAGAGCATCTCATGTTCCGTATCGAGATTCCAAACTTACTCGCCTTTTGCAGTCCTCGTTGAGCGGGCATGGGCATGTTTCG CTTATTTGTACCGTCACTCCTGCATCAAGTAACATGGAAGAAACTCATAATACATTGAAGTTTGCTAGCAGGGCAAAGCGGGTTGAAATCTATGCCTCACGCAATAAG ATAATTGATGAGAAATCTTTGATCAAGAAGTATCAAAAAGAAATCTCAATCCTCAAAGAGGAACTTGATCAGTTAAGACAGGGGATGCTTGTTGGTGTCAGTCATGAAGAGATTCTGAGCTTAAGGcaaaag TTGGAGGAAGGTCAAGTGAAGATGCAGTCAAGattggaggaggaagaagaagccaAGGCTGCTCTCATGAGTAGGATCCAGAGGCTAACCAAACTCATACTTGTCTCTACAAAGAATACGATTCCTGGATTGCCTGATGTTCCAGGTCATCAGAGGAGTCATTCGGATGAT AAATTGGATTTGCGAGAAGGTGCTTCACTTGCAGAAAATGAGAATCAGAAGGActctccatcttcttcttctttgattgCATCAGATCTAACTAGTGAATTTAAACATAGAAGATCTTCCAGCAAGTGGAATGAAGAACTCTCACCAGCTAGCAGTGCGGTTACGGAAACGACTCAAGCAGGCAACCTTATGAATGCTTCAAAACTGGCACCA GGCGGGATGACCCAAGACCAGATGGACCTTCTTGTGGAGCAGGTTAAAATGCTTGCTGGAGAGATTGCATTCAGCACCAGTACCCTAAAGCGCCTGGTAGAGCAGTCTGTAAATGATCCTGATAACTCGAAAATTCAG ATCCAGAACTTGGAACGAGAGATCATGGAAAAGAAGAGGCAAATGGGAGTCTTGGAACAACGTATTATTGAAAGTGGTGAGGCTTCAATTGCCAATGCCTCATTGGTTGATATGCAGCAG ACAGTAATGAGATTGATGACCCAATGTAATGAGAAGGCTTTTGAGCTGGAG ATAAAATCAGCTGACAACCGCATCCTCCAAGAACAGCTTCAGAATAAG TGCTCCGAAAACAAAGAATTGCAAGAAAAGGTAACTCTCCTGGAGCAGCGGTTCGCTTCACTCTCTGGTGACAAAGCACCACTAAACTCCGAACACAATGCATCTGAAGAATATGTGgatgaattgaaaaagaaagttcAGTCCCAG GAGATTGGGAATGAAAAGCTAAAGATCGAACAGGTCCAGCTTTCCGAGGAGAATAGTGGATTACGGGTCCAAAATCAGAAATTGTCTGAAGAAGCTTCTTATGCAAAGGAACTGGCCTCTGCTGCTGCAGTTGAGCTGAAGAATTTAGCTGGTGAAGTGACCAAGCTCTCATTACAGAATGCAAAATTGGAACAAGAATTGCTGGCTGCCCGAGAATCCGTGCATTCTAGAGGTGCTGGCATGCAAACAATTAATGGAGTTAACCGCAAGTACTATGATGCCACAAGACCAGGGAGGAAGGGGCGGTTCTCTGGCAGAGGAAATGAGATTTCAGGAATGCATTCTGATGACTTCGAGTTGTGGAATCTGGATCCAGATGATTTAAAAATGGAACTTCAGGCAAGAAAACAACACGAAGCAGCACTTGAGGCATCCTTGGCTGAAAAGGAATTCATAGAAGATGAATACAGGAAAAGGTGTGAAGAGGCCAAGAAAAGGGAGGAGGCTCTGGAAAATGACTTAGCAAATATGTGGGTGCTTGTTGCTAAGTTAAAGAAAGATGGGAGTGCTATCCCTGGGATGAATGCTGATGAAAGGCATGGTGATGGTATAGATCATGCCAGGGATCCCAAAATGAATGGGGTCGAAGTTGATCAAAATAATGCTGTAAAAGAGAGACAAGATTTGGATGCATCACAAGAAGTTGATGGAACTCCTAAGGAAGAGCCCCTAGTTGTTCGGTTGAAG GCGCGGATGCAAGAGATGAAGGAAAAAGAGCTCAAATACCTGGGAAATGGAGATGCCAATTCCCACGTGTGCAAAGTATGTTTTGAATCACCAACAGCAGCAATTCTTCTCCCCTGTCGACATTTTTGTT TGTGTAAATCTTGTTCGCTTGCTTGTTCTGAGTGCCCGATTTGTCGCACAAAGATTGCAGATAGGCTCTTTGCATTCACTTGA
- the LOC7456345 gene encoding B-box zinc finger protein 20, whose protein sequence is MTMKIRCDVCDKVEATVFCCADEAALCDGCDHRVHHANTLASKHSRFSLVHPSFKESPLCDICQERRAVLFCQEDRAILCRECDLPIHKVNEHTQKHNRFLLTGVKLCGPSLYATSSSASNCDANINTTRNRNHQHYLKKPISASNEIFSSPSVATASPPTAYSYDDNHVSGGGSVSTSSISEYLETVVPGWRVDDFLDPSFTSNNSFSKGWNAPYI, encoded by the exons ATGACAATGAAGATCCGGTGTGATGTGTGTGACAAGGTAGAGGCCACAGTTTTTTGTTGTGCAGATGAAGCTGCTCTCTGTGATGGATGTGATCACAGAGTTCACCATGCAAACACGCTAGCAAGCAAACACTCAAGGTTCTCTTTAGTCCATCCTTCCTTCAAAGAATCCCCTCTTTGTGATATCTGCCAG GAGAGGAGAGCCGTTCTGTTTTGTCAAGAGGATAGAGCAATTCTATGCAGAGAATGTGACCTTCCAATTCACAAAGTTAATGAACATACCCAGAAACACAATAGGTTTCTTCTCACAGGTGTAAAGCTCTGTGGTCCTTCTCTGTACGCAACATCATCCTCCGCTAGTAACTGTGATGCAAACATTAACACTACTAGAAATAGAAACCATCAGCACTACCTGAAGAAACCGATTTCAGCTTCCAATGAAATCTTCAGTTCTCCTTCAGTAGCGACAGCGTCGCCACCAACAGCATATAGTTATGACGATAATCATGTTAGTGGCGGTGGTTCAGTTTCAACAAGTAGCATATCTGAGTATTTAGAGACGGTAGTACCAGGGTGGCGCGTGGATGATTTTCTTGATCCTTCATTCACTAGCAATAATAGTTTCAGCAAGGGTTGGAATGCACCCTATATATAA